In one Rutidosis leptorrhynchoides isolate AG116_Rl617_1_P2 chromosome 8, CSIRO_AGI_Rlap_v1, whole genome shotgun sequence genomic region, the following are encoded:
- the LOC139864555 gene encoding secreted RxLR effector protein 161-like, giving the protein MRNLGEIDCFLGLEVDKLENGYLISQRGYARSLLECFNMGESKPMTTPMEPNLKMKKGQGKELKDAKLFQQLVGSLFYLSITRPKIAYSVGIVSQFMQCPTNVHLDAAKRILRYVKGSIGHSLWYKKCDDYLLNGFVDADWMGDVNDCHSTSGYCFNMGSAVISWCSKKQDVVALSSTEAEYIAATMAAQECTWLRRLIGDILKEVD; this is encoded by the coding sequence ATGAGGAATCTGGGGGAGATCGATTGTTTTCTTGGCTTGGAAGTTGATAAGCTAGAAAATGGTTACTTAATCTCTCAAAGAGGTTATGCAAGGAGTCTCTTGGAATGTTTCAATATGGGGGAGTCAAAGCCTATGACCACTCCAATGGAACCAAACCTCAAGATGAAGAAAGGTCAAGGAAAGGAGCTCAAGGATGCAAAGTTGTTCCAACAATTGGTTGGAAGTTTGTTCTATCTAAGCATCACAAGGCCCAAAATTGCTTACTCAGTTGGCATTGTTTCACAATTCATGCAATGTCCaactaatgttcatcttgatgCAGCTAAAAGGATCCTTCGCTATGTGAAAGGATCAATTGGTCACAGTTTGTGGTACAAGAAGTGTGATGATTATTTGTTGAATGGTTTCGTGGATGCAGATTGGATGGGTGATGTCAATGATTGCCATTCAACTTCGGGCTACTGTTTCAACATGGGTTCCGCTGTTATTTCATGGTGTAGTAAAAAGCAAGATGTGGTTGCATTGTCTAGCACGGAAGCGGAATATATAGCTGCAACTATGGCAGCTCAAGAATGTACTTGGTTAAGAAGATTGATTGGTGATATACTTAAAGAAGTAGATTAA